From Scytonema millei VB511283, the proteins below share one genomic window:
- the psaB gene encoding photosystem I core protein PsaB produces the protein MATKFPKFSQDLAQDPTTRRLWYGIAQSHDFESHDGMTEENLYQKIFGTHFAQVAIIFLWTSSLLFHVAWQGNFEQWIKDPLHVRPIAHAIWDPHFGKAAVDAFTQGGANYPVNIAYSGVYHWWYTIGMRTNGDLYMGAVFLLLLASLFLYAGWLHLQPKFRPSLSWFKSAEPRLNHHLAGLFGVSSLAWAGHLIHVAIPESRGQHVGWSNFLTTPPHPEGLRPFFTGDWGAYAASPDTANHIFGTSQGAGTAILTFLGGFHPQTQSLWLTDMAHHHLAIAVIFIIAGHQYRTNFGIGHSIKEMLNAKNFFGIQTEGQFNLPHQGLYDTYNNSLHFQLSIHLAALGTALSLVAQHMYAMPPYAFIGQDFTTQAALYTHHQYIAVFFMVGAFAHAGIFWVRDYDPEQNKGNVLDRVLKHKEAIISHLSWVSLFLGFHTLGLYVHNDVVVAFGTPEKQILIEPVFAQFIQASHGKVLYGFNTLLSNPDSIASTAGATYLPGWYEAINNTTNSLFLTIGPGDFLVHHAFALGLHTTTLICVKGALDARGSKLMPDKKDFGFTFPCDGPGRGGTCQTSSWEQTFFLAIFWALNLVGWVTFYWHWKHLGIWQGNVAQFNESSTYLMGWLRDYLWLYSAQLINGYTPYGMNNLAVWSWMFLFGHLVWATGFMFLISWRGYWQELIETLVWAHERTPLANLVRWKDKPVSLSIVQGWLTGVVHFTVGYVLTYAAFLIASTAGKFG, from the coding sequence ATGGCAACAAAATTTCCTAAGTTTAGCCAGGATCTCGCCCAAGACCCGACAACTCGTCGGCTTTGGTACGGAATTGCCCAATCTCACGATTTTGAAAGCCACGATGGGATGACCGAAGAGAACCTTTATCAAAAGATCTTCGGGACTCATTTTGCTCAAGTGGCAATCATCTTTTTGTGGACATCTAGCCTTTTGTTCCACGTCGCTTGGCAAGGCAATTTCGAGCAGTGGATTAAAGATCCATTGCACGTCCGTCCCATTGCTCACGCAATTTGGGACCCTCACTTTGGTAAAGCCGCAGTCGATGCTTTTACCCAAGGTGGGGCAAACTATCCCGTTAACATCGCTTACTCTGGGGTTTATCACTGGTGGTACACCATCGGAATGCGAACGAATGGCGACCTCTATATGGGTGCGGTGTTCCTGCTACTGCTAGCGTCTCTGTTCCTATATGCTGGCTGGCTGCACTTACAACCTAAATTTCGTCCCAGTCTTTCGTGGTTCAAGAGTGCCGAGCCTCGCCTGAACCACCACCTAGCAGGGCTATTTGGCGTTAGCTCTCTGGCTTGGGCTGGACACCTAATTCACGTTGCGATTCCCGAATCTCGCGGTCAGCACGTCGGTTGGAGTAATTTCCTCACCACTCCGCCACACCCAGAGGGATTAAGACCATTTTTCACTGGGGACTGGGGTGCTTATGCAGCTAGTCCCGACACGGCAAACCACATATTCGGCACATCTCAAGGTGCAGGAACCGCAATTCTGACTTTCTTAGGTGGTTTCCATCCCCAAACCCAGTCCTTGTGGCTGACAGATATGGCACATCACCATTTGGCGATCGCAGTCATATTTATTATTGCCGGACACCAATACCGCACCAACTTCGGTATCGGTCACAGCATCAAAGAGATGCTCAATGCTAAGAACTTCTTTGGGATTCAAACTGAAGGTCAGTTCAACTTGCCTCACCAAGGGCTGTACGACACCTATAACAACTCGCTGCACTTCCAACTGTCTATTCACTTAGCAGCGTTAGGAACGGCGCTTTCTTTGGTGGCGCAGCACATGTATGCCATGCCTCCCTACGCCTTCATTGGGCAGGACTTCACGACTCAAGCAGCGCTGTACACGCACCACCAATACATTGCTGTGTTCTTTATGGTAGGAGCGTTCGCCCATGCGGGGATCTTCTGGGTACGCGACTACGACCCCGAACAAAATAAGGGTAACGTTCTCGATCGCGTCTTGAAGCACAAAGAAGCGATTATCTCCCACTTGTCTTGGGTGTCTCTCTTCTTAGGCTTCCATACCTTAGGGCTTTACGTCCACAATGACGTAGTGGTTGCCTTCGGAACTCCCGAAAAGCAAATCTTGATTGAACCCGTGTTCGCACAATTCATTCAGGCTTCCCACGGTAAAGTTCTATATGGCTTTAACACTCTGTTATCAAATCCCGATAGCATTGCTTCCACAGCTGGCGCGACCTATTTACCAGGTTGGTATGAGGCGATCAACAACACCACGAACTCTCTGTTCTTGACTATTGGTCCTGGTGACTTTTTAGTACACCATGCCTTTGCTTTAGGTCTGCATACCACTACCCTAATTTGTGTCAAAGGTGCATTAGATGCCCGTGGTTCCAAGCTGATGCCAGACAAAAAGGACTTTGGTTTTACCTTCCCCTGTGACGGTCCTGGTCGTGGCGGTACTTGCCAAACTTCTTCTTGGGAACAAACTTTCTTCCTTGCTATCTTTTGGGCGCTTAACCTAGTTGGTTGGGTGACATTCTACTGGCACTGGAAGCATTTGGGTATCTGGCAGGGCAATGTGGCTCAGTTTAACGAGTCTTCCACCTACCTCATGGGTTGGCTGCGAGACTATCTGTGGCTGTACTCAGCTCAGTTGATTAACGGCTACACCCCCTACGGTATGAATAACCTGGCTGTCTGGTCTTGGATGTTCCTGTTCGGACACTTGGTATGGGCAACTGGTTTCATGTTCCTAATCTCTTGGCGCGGTTACTGGCAAGAGTTGATTGAAACTCTCGTTTGGGCGCACGAACGCACGCCACTAGCAAACTTAGTTCGCTGGAAGGACAAGCCAGTTTCTCTGTCCATCGTTCAAGGTTGGCTAACTGGTGTAGTTCACTTTACAGTTGGTTATGTCCTGACCTATGCTGCGTTCCTCATTGCTTCAACTGCTGGTAAGTTTGGTTGA
- a CDS encoding DUF1818 family protein, which translates to MRIVKSGAGWRIGFDPEAKEFKGLVGAEDWAIELTQAELQDFCRLSAQLSTTMSQMERELMDEEAIACEAESDFIWMEVAGYPHAYSLRLILNTGRRVEVSWAADAVPDFIRAAQMLFVF; encoded by the coding sequence ATGCGCATAGTTAAGAGTGGCGCAGGTTGGCGGATTGGATTCGATCCAGAGGCAAAGGAATTTAAAGGTTTAGTCGGTGCTGAGGACTGGGCGATCGAACTGACGCAGGCAGAATTACAAGATTTTTGCCGATTGTCAGCACAGCTATCAACGACTATGAGCCAAATGGAGCGCGAATTGATGGATGAGGAGGCGATCGCCTGTGAAGCCGAAAGTGACTTTATCTGGATGGAAGTAGCAGGCTATCCCCACGCTTATAGCTTGCGACTGATTCTAAATACAGGTAGGCGAGTTGAGGTGAGTTGGGCGGCGGATGCAGTTCCCGATTTCATCCGAGCGGCTCAAATGCTGTTTGTTTTCTAA
- a CDS encoding energy transducer TonB family protein gives MVLQKEFQQSEQEFWRDGRRRSNTDALWFGIVISLLVHVIFFLSFDYWVRILPKPKQQSRAEPIPLEFVEVPPQPKKPPPETKRRAANDSVAGGKANRRRPLATRPNNPTAPRTNSRTASPPAQPRRQQPSSSRTESPEPPKPQIQPPQAQPPIATAPNRSKPVPKTPNLEQKPANRPSAATKRSPARTTARTQPRSLGSASKLGGPLTLSSRDLAANPNRSNRAAPGIDARQDVDMGSYLQQLQRQVRQQWIPGMTQNSRSTVVFFTVTRSGQVTNLRIVRPSGSNTTDTAAISAIRRAAPFAPLPSGFAYNSLKISFTFNINVSGGLDLWVR, from the coding sequence ATGGTGTTGCAAAAAGAATTCCAGCAATCGGAACAAGAATTCTGGCGTGACGGCAGAAGGAGAAGCAATACTGATGCTCTTTGGTTCGGTATCGTTATCTCACTTCTCGTACACGTTATTTTTTTCCTCAGCTTCGATTATTGGGTTCGCATCCTACCAAAACCAAAACAGCAATCTCGCGCCGAACCAATTCCACTTGAGTTTGTTGAAGTTCCTCCCCAACCAAAAAAACCGCCCCCAGAAACTAAACGTCGGGCAGCAAACGATTCCGTTGCTGGTGGTAAAGCCAATCGCAGACGACCGCTAGCAACTCGACCGAATAACCCAACTGCGCCTAGAACCAATTCCCGTACTGCATCACCACCCGCTCAACCCCGCCGCCAGCAGCCATCTAGCAGCCGCACGGAGAGTCCAGAGCCACCAAAACCCCAAATCCAGCCTCCTCAAGCCCAACCTCCGATTGCCACTGCTCCCAATCGCTCCAAACCAGTTCCGAAGACTCCCAACCTAGAGCAAAAACCAGCAAATCGTCCTAGTGCTGCAACCAAGCGATCGCCTGCTAGAACTACAGCCAGAACTCAGCCGCGATCTTTAGGATCGGCGAGCAAGTTAGGCGGTCCACTCACGCTTTCCAGCCGCGACCTAGCAGCTAATCCCAACCGTTCTAATCGCGCTGCGCCAGGAATTGATGCTCGTCAGGATGTCGATATGGGTTCTTACTTGCAGCAACTTCAGCGACAAGTCAGGCAGCAGTGGATACCAGGAATGACGCAGAATTCTCGTTCAACTGTCGTGTTTTTCACAGTCACGCGATCGGGTCAAGTCACCAACCTACGGATCGTTCGACCTTCTGGCTCCAACACCACCGACACCGCCGCCATTAGTGCCATTAGACGCGCCGCACCCTTCGCACCTTTACCCTCTGGATTTGCCTACAATTCCCTCAAAATTAGTTTTACATTTAATATCAACGTCTCTGGTGGTTTAGATCTATGGGTAAGATGA
- a CDS encoding indolepyruvate ferredoxin oxidoreductase subunit alpha has product MGYTIIANTCEGIADCIDACPVACIYPGSGKNAKDTDWNWIDFTGCIDCGICLQVCPVEGAILSEERPDLQKTNT; this is encoded by the coding sequence ATGGGATATACAATTATTGCCAATACCTGTGAAGGTATCGCCGATTGCATTGATGCCTGCCCCGTTGCCTGTATTTACCCAGGTTCAGGTAAAAATGCCAAAGATACTGATTGGAACTGGATTGACTTTACTGGTTGCATTGACTGCGGTATTTGTCTGCAAGTATGCCCTGTGGAAGGTGCAATTCTTTCAGAAGAACGACCAGATTTGCAAAAAACTAATACGTGA
- a CDS encoding sterol desaturase family protein, translated as MLDLTKLAVGGVCFVLAFILASLVEYWLHRLMHVSPRIGERHRDHHRRNEGQGVVWEFRDYVQGSCIAMFAMFFVSLEAGIGWFLGSLAYAAFSAYAHQLQHENPTKCFWMKMPVHYVHHKYGMWHHNFGLAVDWWDRVFGTYKSVEWLTEEETSQPERSYLQLRWW; from the coding sequence ATGCTCGATTTAACAAAGCTAGCAGTTGGAGGAGTTTGCTTTGTCTTGGCATTTATCCTAGCGAGTCTAGTCGAATACTGGTTGCATCGTTTGATGCACGTTTCGCCTCGCATTGGTGAAAGACATCGCGATCACCACCGCCGGAATGAAGGACAAGGTGTAGTATGGGAATTTCGGGATTACGTTCAGGGTAGCTGCATTGCCATGTTTGCAATGTTCTTTGTCTCTCTCGAAGCTGGGATAGGTTGGTTTCTAGGCAGTTTAGCTTATGCTGCTTTTTCTGCTTATGCCCACCAGTTACAGCACGAAAATCCAACCAAGTGCTTTTGGATGAAAATGCCCGTGCATTACGTCCATCATAAATATGGTATGTGGCATCACAATTTTGGTTTAGCTGTAGATTGGTGGGATCGGGTGTTTGGCACTTACAAATCCGTAGAATGGCTCACGGAAGAAGAAACTAGCCAACCAGAACGCAGCTATTTACAACTACGCTGGTGGTGA